A genomic segment from Paraburkholderia hayleyella encodes:
- a CDS encoding argininosuccinate synthase: MSDTQKVVLAYSGGLDTSVILKWLQDNYDAEVVTFTADIGQGEELEPARKKALQLGIKPENIHIEDLREEFVRDYVFPMFRANTIYEGEYLLGTSIARPLIAKRQIEIARASGAQAVSHGATGKGNDQVRFELGYYALEPGIKVIAPWREWDLLSREKLLAYAEKAGIPIEMKHKQGGAPYSMDANLLHISFEGRHLEDPKAEAEAEMWRWTVSPEAAPDAAEYLDIEYEHGDPVALNGQRLSPAAMLTELNRLGGKHGIGRLDLVENRYVGMKSRGCYETPGGTIMLKAHRGIESITLDREVAHLKDDLMPRYAALIYNGYWWSPERRALQVLIDHTQQKVNGWVRVKLYKGSVTVVARDSKETLFDKTIATFDDDGGAYNQADAGGFIKLNALRMRIAENARRQRG, from the coding sequence ATGAGCGATACCCAGAAAGTCGTGCTCGCCTATTCCGGCGGCCTTGATACCTCCGTCATCCTGAAATGGTTACAGGACAACTACGACGCCGAAGTCGTCACCTTCACCGCTGATATCGGTCAGGGCGAAGAGCTGGAACCCGCGCGCAAAAAAGCGCTGCAACTGGGCATCAAGCCGGAAAACATCCACATTGAAGACTTGCGCGAAGAGTTCGTGCGCGACTATGTGTTTCCGATGTTCCGCGCCAATACGATCTACGAAGGCGAGTATCTGCTGGGCACCTCGATCGCGCGTCCGCTGATCGCCAAACGCCAGATTGAAATCGCCCGCGCTAGCGGCGCGCAAGCGGTCTCGCATGGCGCGACCGGTAAAGGCAACGATCAGGTCCGCTTCGAACTCGGCTACTACGCGCTTGAACCCGGTATCAAGGTCATCGCCCCATGGCGCGAATGGGATCTGCTCTCGCGCGAAAAACTGCTGGCCTACGCGGAAAAAGCGGGCATTCCCATCGAAATGAAGCACAAGCAAGGCGGCGCACCGTATTCGATGGACGCCAACCTGTTGCACATCTCGTTTGAAGGCCGTCACCTTGAAGACCCGAAAGCCGAGGCCGAAGCCGAGATGTGGCGCTGGACGGTTTCGCCAGAAGCCGCACCGGATGCAGCCGAATACCTCGACATCGAATATGAACACGGCGACCCGGTCGCACTGAACGGCCAGCGCCTCTCGCCCGCCGCCATGCTGACCGAGCTCAATCGCCTGGGTGGCAAACATGGCATCGGGCGGCTCGATCTGGTCGAAAACCGCTACGTCGGCATGAAGTCACGCGGTTGCTACGAAACGCCTGGCGGCACGATCATGCTCAAGGCGCATCGCGGCATTGAATCCATCACGCTCGACCGTGAAGTCGCCCACCTGAAAGACGATTTGATGCCACGTTACGCCGCGCTAATTTACAACGGTTACTGGTGGAGCCCGGAGCGCCGCGCGCTGCAAGTCCTGATCGACCATACGCAGCAAAAGGTCAACGGCTGGGTGCGCGTCAAACTTTATAAAGGCAGCGTCACGGTGGTTGCGCGCGATTCCAAAGAAACGCTATTCGATAAAACCATCGCCACGTTCGACGATGATGGCGGCGCCTACAACCAGGCCGATGCAGGCGGCTTCATCAAGCTCAATGCGCTGCGCATGCGGATCGCCGAAAACGCTCGCCGTCAACGCGGTTAA
- a CDS encoding YajQ family cyclic di-GMP-binding protein, producing the protein MPSFDVVSEANMIEVKNALEQSNKEIATRFDFKGSDARVEQKERELTAFADDEFKLSQVKDVLLSKMAKRGVDVRFLEYGKIEKIGGDKVKQVVTVKKGVSGDLAKKIVKLVKDSKIKVQASIQGDAVRVAGTKRDDLQSVMAMLRKDVTDTPLDFNNFRD; encoded by the coding sequence ATGCCGTCGTTCGATGTCGTCTCAGAAGCAAATATGATCGAAGTGAAAAATGCCCTTGAGCAGTCCAACAAGGAAATCGCCACACGTTTCGACTTCAAGGGTTCAGACGCCCGCGTCGAACAAAAAGAACGTGAGTTGACCGCCTTCGCCGACGACGAATTCAAACTCAGCCAGGTCAAGGATGTCCTGCTGTCAAAAATGGCCAAGCGCGGCGTGGACGTGCGCTTTCTTGAGTACGGCAAGATCGAAAAAATTGGCGGCGACAAGGTCAAACAAGTCGTGACAGTCAAAAAAGGGGTTTCCGGCGATCTGGCGAAAAAAATCGTCAAGCTCGTGAAGGACAGCAAGATCAAGGTCCAGGCGAGTATTCAGGGCGATGCAGTACGCGTTGCGGGTACCAAGCGGGACGATTTGCAAAGCGTGATGGCCATGCTGCGCAAAGATGTGACCGACACCCCGCTCGATTTCAATAACTTCCGCGACTAA
- a CDS encoding methylated-DNA--[protein]-cysteine S-methyltransferase, with translation MWSAVMDAPFGKVGIRVAASQVREIVYLPRSSALIAPDTPLAQQAVTQIERYFAQPYAAFDLPLADLGTPFQRRVWHAISAIPQGQVLTYGQLAQQIGSVPRAVGQACGSNRWPLVIPCHRVVAANGIGGFAHHAGDDFFRQIKGWLLAHEGVLRFAA, from the coding sequence ATGTGGAGTGCCGTGATGGATGCCCCCTTTGGCAAGGTTGGCATTCGTGTTGCCGCCAGCCAGGTGCGCGAGATTGTCTACTTGCCGCGATCGAGCGCGCTCATCGCGCCTGATACGCCATTGGCGCAACAGGCCGTCACGCAGATCGAACGCTATTTCGCCCAGCCGTACGCCGCGTTTGACCTGCCTCTGGCGGATCTGGGCACGCCGTTTCAGCGACGTGTCTGGCATGCGATCAGCGCGATCCCGCAAGGCCAGGTGTTGACCTACGGGCAGTTGGCGCAGCAGATCGGCAGTGTGCCGCGCGCGGTGGGACAGGCCTGCGGCTCGAACCGGTGGCCGCTAGTGATTCCCTGCCATCGGGTGGTCGCGGCGAATGGCATCGGTGGTTTCGCGCATCATGCCGGCGACGATTTTTTCCGCCAGATCAAAGGCTGGCTGCTGGCCCATGAGGGCGTTTTGCGCTTTGCGGCATGA
- the queG gene encoding tRNA epoxyqueuosine(34) reductase QueG, whose product MKRSPESPEEPTVSEFGAPLPVYEPGAARSFDAATLAVLAQRIRHWGETLGFAAVGISDTDLGEAEAALAAWLEAGFHGEMDYMAKHGMKRARPAELVPGTLRVISVRLAYLPTATLGGADADAAGAGAADWRTAEQARLADPSAAVISVYARGRDYHKVMRQRLQQLAQYIESAIGPYGYRVFTDSAPVLEVALAQKAGLGWRGKHTLLLQQDAGSLFFLGEIYVDVPLPTDAQTAPERAPQTAGAHCGSCTRCLGGCPTGAIVAPYRVDARRCISYLTIELKGSIPEALRPLIGNRVYGCDDCQLVCPWNKFAQASPVGDFDVRHGLDRATLATLFAWSADDFDTRMQGSAIRRIGYERWLRNLAVGMGNALRADRASLTEEARQAIVMALRRRADDASPLVREHVCWALEAA is encoded by the coding sequence ATGAAGCGAAGTCCTGAAAGTCCTGAAGAACCCACTGTGTCTGAGTTTGGCGCGCCGCTCCCGGTTTATGAACCGGGAGCGGCGCGCTCATTTGATGCGGCAACGCTAGCGGTTTTGGCGCAGCGTATCCGTCACTGGGGCGAAACGCTGGGTTTTGCCGCCGTGGGCATTAGCGATACCGACCTCGGGGAGGCGGAAGCAGCGCTGGCTGCATGGCTTGAAGCCGGTTTTCACGGCGAGATGGATTATATGGCGAAACACGGCATGAAACGCGCGCGGCCTGCCGAACTGGTGCCGGGCACGTTGCGTGTGATCAGCGTGCGGCTGGCGTATTTGCCCACTGCCACACTGGGCGGTGCGGATGCGGATGCGGCTGGGGCTGGGGCGGCCGACTGGCGCACGGCCGAGCAGGCACGTCTCGCTGATCCCTCGGCAGCGGTGATATCGGTGTATGCCCGTGGCCGCGATTATCACAAGGTGATGCGCCAGCGCTTGCAGCAACTTGCGCAATACATTGAAAGCGCCATTGGGCCTTATGGCTATCGCGTGTTCACGGATTCCGCGCCGGTGCTGGAGGTGGCGCTGGCGCAAAAGGCGGGCCTCGGCTGGCGTGGCAAGCACACATTGCTGTTGCAGCAGGATGCGGGCTCGCTGTTTTTTCTCGGTGAAATATACGTCGACGTGCCATTGCCGACCGATGCGCAAACGGCCCCTGAGCGTGCACCGCAAACCGCGGGTGCACATTGCGGCAGTTGCACGCGCTGCCTGGGGGGCTGCCCGACAGGTGCGATTGTTGCGCCTTATCGGGTTGATGCGCGGCGCTGTATTTCCTATCTGACGATCGAGCTTAAAGGTAGCATCCCCGAAGCATTGCGGCCGCTGATTGGCAACCGGGTCTATGGCTGTGACGATTGCCAGCTGGTATGTCCCTGGAACAAGTTCGCCCAGGCTTCGCCGGTGGGCGATTTCGATGTGCGTCATGGGCTCGACCGCGCAACGCTCGCCACACTGTTCGCGTGGAGCGCGGACGATTTCGACACCCGGATGCAGGGTAGTGCGATTCGCCGGATTGGCTATGAGCGCTGGCTGCGCAATCTCGCGGTGGGCATGGGCAATGCGTTGCGCGCCGATCGGGCTAGCCTCACGGAAGAGGCGCGGCAAGCGATCGTGATGGCGTTGCGCCGCCGTGCCGATGATGCTTCGCCGCTGGTGCGCGAACATGTGTGCTGGGCGCTTGAGGCGGCATAG
- a CDS encoding DUF3579 domain-containing protein — protein sequence MVEVPPTEFFIQGITKSGKKFRPSDWSERLAGVLSCFGPGARGPNARLQYSLYVRPTLLGDLKCVILDSRLRDIEPMAFDFVMNFARDNDLVVTEACELPPEHGTQKGSARYQGRPDE from the coding sequence ATGGTCGAAGTACCTCCAACCGAATTCTTTATCCAAGGCATCACCAAAAGCGGCAAAAAATTCCGGCCGAGCGACTGGTCGGAGCGGCTCGCGGGTGTGCTGTCGTGTTTCGGGCCGGGGGCGCGGGGGCCGAACGCCCGTCTGCAATATTCGCTCTATGTGCGCCCAACCTTGCTGGGCGATCTCAAGTGCGTGATTCTGGATTCGCGCTTGCGCGATATCGAGCCGATGGCTTTCGATTTCGTGATGAATTTCGCCAGAGACAACGATCTCGTTGTGACCGAGGCTTGTGAGCTGCCGCCGGAACACGGTACGCAAAAAGGCAGTGCCCGTTATCAGGGGCGCCCGGACGAGTAG
- the xerD gene encoding site-specific tyrosine recombinase XerD, with protein MDQAVAAESAVELLQRASIASIDTFCDALWLEHGLSSNTIESYRSDLRIFSQWLAAARTVSLDAASEADLDAYNVVRQRDRPTSSNRRLSVFRRYYAWAVREHRASTDPTLRLCSAKQPMRLPSTLTETQVEALLAAPPVDTPRGLRDRTMLELMYASGLRVTELVTLKTVEVSLNDGVVRVMGKGAKERLVPFGEEAHAWIERYLLVARPALLGEHAADALFVTSRAEGMTRQQFWHIVKRRAAAAGIHAALSPHTLRHAFATHLLNHGADLRVVQMLLGHSDITTTQIYTHVARERLKVLHAQHHPRG; from the coding sequence ATGGACCAGGCCGTGGCGGCGGAATCCGCGGTTGAGTTGCTGCAACGGGCGAGCATCGCCTCGATCGATACGTTTTGCGATGCGTTGTGGCTTGAGCATGGCTTGTCGTCTAATACCATCGAATCTTATCGTAGCGATTTGCGCATCTTTTCCCAGTGGCTTGCGGCGGCGCGCACGGTGTCGCTGGATGCGGCCAGCGAAGCCGATCTCGATGCCTACAACGTAGTGCGGCAGCGCGATCGGCCGACATCGTCCAACCGTCGTCTTTCGGTGTTTCGCCGGTATTACGCTTGGGCGGTACGCGAGCATCGCGCCAGCACTGATCCGACCTTGCGCTTGTGCTCGGCGAAACAGCCGATGCGTTTGCCCTCGACGCTGACCGAGACGCAAGTCGAAGCGTTGCTGGCGGCACCGCCAGTGGATACCCCACGGGGCCTGCGCGACCGCACGATGCTCGAACTGATGTATGCGAGCGGCTTGCGTGTCACCGAGCTGGTTACGCTGAAAACCGTCGAAGTCAGCCTGAATGATGGTGTTGTGCGCGTGATGGGCAAGGGAGCGAAAGAGCGCCTGGTTCCATTTGGCGAGGAAGCGCATGCCTGGATCGAACGATATTTGCTTGTGGCCCGCCCAGCGCTGCTGGGAGAGCATGCGGCTGATGCGCTGTTTGTCACGAGCCGGGCTGAAGGGATGACACGGCAACAGTTCTGGCACATCGTGAAGCGTCGTGCGGCGGCAGCGGGAATCCATGCCGCGTTGTCGCCGCATACGCTGCGCCATGCTTTTGCCACGCATTTGCTGAACCACGGCGCGGATCTGCGCGTGGTGCAAATGCTGCTTGGCCATAGCGATATCACGACCACACAGATTTATACCCATGTCGCCCGTGAGCGGCTCAAAGTGCTGCATGCACAGCATCATCCGCGCGGTTGA
- the plsY gene encoding glycerol-3-phosphate 1-O-acyltransferase PlsY, which translates to MENLIVAVAAYLIGSVSFAVVVSAMMGLADPRSYGSQNPGATNVLRSGNRLAAVLTLLGDAFKGWLAVWLVGHFGPRYGLDNTAVAVAALAVFLGHLYPLFFRFKGGKGVATAAGVLLAIHPVLGLATLLTWLIVAFFFRYSSLAALAAAVFAPLFDGFLFGVNSVALAITLMSVLLIWRHRSNIAKLVAGQESRLGSKPGGGKLEAEPERRH; encoded by the coding sequence ATGGAAAACCTGATTGTCGCCGTTGCCGCTTATCTCATTGGCTCGGTGTCGTTTGCTGTGGTGGTGAGTGCGATGATGGGGCTGGCTGATCCACGCTCATACGGCTCACAAAATCCCGGCGCAACCAATGTCCTGCGCAGTGGCAACCGCCTTGCCGCTGTACTGACATTGCTTGGCGATGCTTTTAAAGGCTGGCTCGCGGTGTGGCTGGTGGGCCATTTCGGGCCGCGTTACGGCCTGGACAATACCGCCGTGGCGGTGGCTGCGCTGGCGGTGTTTCTGGGTCATCTTTATCCGCTTTTTTTTCGCTTCAAGGGCGGCAAAGGCGTGGCGACTGCCGCAGGCGTGTTGCTGGCGATCCATCCGGTACTGGGCCTGGCGACGCTGCTGACCTGGCTGATCGTGGCGTTTTTCTTTCGTTATTCGTCGCTGGCGGCGCTGGCGGCAGCGGTGTTTGCCCCGCTGTTCGATGGGTTTTTATTCGGTGTGAATAGCGTTGCGCTGGCCATCACGTTGATGAGCGTCTTACTGATCTGGCGTCACCGCAGCAATATCGCCAAGCTGGTTGCGGGGCAGGAGAGCCGGCTGGGCAGCAAGCCGGGGGGCGGGAAGCTCGAGGCCGAGCCCGAGCGCCGGCACTAA
- the murB gene encoding UDP-N-acetylmuramate dehydrogenase, with translation MLQPDASRDVFHDAPAFLADYSLRAHHTFGFDVRARVACQIERETQLRAALQAAPFAALPRLVLGGGSNIVFTRDFDGLVLHIALRGRCVVAEDDDAWYVAAAAGENWHQFVCWTLAQRMPGLENLALIPGTVGAAPIQNIGAYGLEMGEYLFSLCALELATGRAFEFSAAACRLGYRDSFFKQEGRNRFVITSVKFRLPKAWTPRAGYADLERELAAQGRDVAPDAQAIFDAVVAVRCAKLPDPEVLGNAGSFFKNPVIEAAQFAALRAREPGLVSYPQADGRVKLAAGWLIDQCGWKGRALGPAAVHERQALVLVNRGGASGGQILALARAIQHDVAERFGVALEPEPVCL, from the coding sequence ATGCTTCAGCCCGACGCCTCCCGCGACGTTTTCCACGATGCTCCCGCTTTCCTCGCCGATTATTCGTTGCGGGCACATCACACGTTTGGCTTCGATGTCCGGGCGCGTGTTGCCTGCCAGATCGAGCGTGAGACGCAACTGCGCGCCGCATTGCAGGCCGCGCCGTTTGCGGCGTTGCCGCGGCTAGTGTTGGGCGGAGGGAGCAATATCGTGTTCACCCGCGATTTCGACGGGCTGGTGTTGCACATTGCGCTGCGAGGGCGGTGCGTGGTCGCCGAAGACGACGATGCGTGGTACGTCGCCGCCGCAGCAGGAGAGAACTGGCATCAGTTTGTCTGCTGGACACTCGCACAGCGCATGCCTGGCCTTGAGAATCTCGCCTTGATTCCCGGTACCGTGGGCGCGGCACCGATTCAAAATATCGGCGCTTACGGGCTGGAAATGGGGGAGTACCTGTTTTCGCTATGCGCGCTTGAGCTGGCCACTGGCCGCGCGTTCGAGTTTTCCGCGGCGGCATGCCGTCTGGGTTACCGGGACAGCTTCTTCAAGCAGGAAGGGCGCAATCGTTTCGTGATTACGTCGGTGAAGTTTCGCTTGCCGAAAGCATGGACGCCGCGTGCGGGCTACGCCGATCTCGAACGCGAACTCGCCGCACAAGGGCGCGATGTGGCGCCCGATGCACAAGCGATCTTCGATGCCGTGGTGGCGGTACGGTGTGCCAAGTTGCCGGATCCGGAGGTGCTGGGCAACGCGGGGAGTTTTTTCAAGAATCCCGTGATTGAGGCGGCTCAGTTTGCTGCGCTGCGTGCGCGTGAACCCGGGCTCGTGTCGTATCCGCAAGCGGATGGCCGGGTCAAGCTGGCGGCGGGCTGGCTGATTGACCAGTGTGGCTGGAAAGGCCGCGCGCTGGGCCCGGCAGCGGTGCATGAGCGCCAGGCGCTCGTGCTGGTGAACCGGGGCGGCGCGAGCGGGGGGCAGATTCTGGCGCTCGCGCGCGCGATTCAGCATGACGTGGCCGAGCGCTTTGGTGTCGCGCTGGAGCCGGAACCGGTTTGCCTGTAA
- a CDS encoding class I adenylate-forming enzyme family protein — protein sequence MSLPHASSIVSGAGLNANPDASVSPGPDDIPALLAALPARISDIARRNAASDPQAIALIEDARRLNRAQLVLAIDATANQLSEWGVQRGDRVMIVAENSIAQIVLLLASAKLDAWALVSNARLSAPELDAIRAHARPRVVAYVTETSRDAERHAQQHQAQSAPAPGNGLEIGQWAYTCDDTVTAEPAATSHSPCAALIYTTGTTGTPKGVMLSHRNLLFIAALSSALRRIEPSDVVYTVLPVSHVYGLASVCLGSLYAGATLRLAPRFVPEAVRHALAHEHVSIFQGVPAMHAKLLEHLHTQRLPWVAPHLRFAYSGGSPLDAALKARAESVYGLVLHNGYGMTESSPTIAQTRLDAPRTDTSAGQIIPGIEVCFMLPDGTPAASGEIGELWVRGPNVMLGYYRNPEQTRLTVNAQGWLKTGDLARQDADGALHVVGRSKELIIRSGFNVYPAEVEQVLNAHPDVVQSAVIGRAVEGNEEVVAFVELGAQAQVTAAELISWSSARLAPYKRPAEIRVLAALPAAATGKLLKHRLRELL from the coding sequence ATGTCCCTGCCGCACGCTTCAAGCATCGTGTCAGGCGCAGGCCTGAACGCAAACCCAGACGCCAGCGTCTCGCCTGGCCCCGACGATATTCCCGCGCTACTCGCCGCGCTGCCTGCACGCATCAGCGACATTGCCCGCCGCAACGCGGCCAGCGATCCGCAAGCCATCGCGCTCATCGAAGACGCCCGCCGCCTGAACCGCGCGCAACTCGTCTTGGCCATCGATGCCACGGCCAACCAGTTAAGCGAATGGGGGGTGCAACGCGGCGACCGGGTCATGATCGTCGCTGAAAACAGCATCGCGCAAATCGTGCTGCTACTCGCCAGCGCCAAACTCGATGCGTGGGCACTTGTATCGAATGCGCGGCTATCCGCTCCGGAACTCGACGCCATCCGGGCCCATGCACGGCCTCGCGTCGTGGCCTATGTCACAGAGACTTCGCGCGATGCCGAACGGCATGCACAGCAGCACCAGGCACAGAGTGCGCCCGCACCTGGCAACGGTCTGGAGATTGGCCAGTGGGCCTATACCTGCGATGACACGGTCACGGCAGAGCCCGCAGCAACCAGCCACAGCCCATGTGCGGCACTGATCTATACCACCGGCACCACGGGCACGCCCAAGGGCGTGATGCTGTCGCATCGCAACCTGCTGTTTATCGCCGCCCTGTCCAGCGCCTTGCGCCGGATTGAGCCCAGCGATGTGGTCTACACCGTGTTACCGGTCTCGCATGTGTATGGGCTGGCTTCCGTATGCCTCGGCAGCCTGTACGCAGGCGCGACACTGCGGCTCGCGCCGCGCTTCGTGCCCGAAGCCGTGCGTCATGCGCTGGCCCACGAACACGTGTCGATCTTCCAGGGCGTACCCGCGATGCACGCCAAGCTTCTCGAGCATCTGCACACTCAGCGCCTGCCATGGGTGGCGCCGCATCTGCGCTTTGCCTACTCGGGCGGCTCCCCTCTTGATGCGGCGCTCAAGGCGCGTGCCGAAAGCGTCTACGGCCTCGTGCTGCACAACGGCTACGGCATGACCGAAAGCAGCCCAACCATCGCCCAGACCCGGCTCGACGCGCCACGCACTGACACCTCGGCAGGGCAAATCATTCCGGGTATCGAAGTCTGCTTCATGTTGCCGGATGGCACACCCGCGGCAAGCGGCGAAATCGGTGAGTTATGGGTCCGCGGTCCAAACGTGATGCTCGGTTATTACCGCAATCCGGAGCAAACCCGCCTCACGGTCAACGCGCAGGGCTGGCTGAAAACAGGCGACCTGGCGCGGCAAGACGCGGATGGCGCGCTACACGTGGTGGGCCGTAGCAAAGAGCTCATCATTCGCTCAGGGTTCAACGTGTATCCGGCCGAAGTCGAACAGGTGCTCAATGCCCACCCGGACGTCGTGCAATCCGCCGTGATCGGGCGGGCAGTCGAAGGCAATGAGGAAGTCGTCGCTTTCGTCGAACTGGGCGCGCAGGCCCAGGTGACGGCCGCCGAACTGATCTCCTGGAGCAGCGCCCGTCTGGCGCCCTACAAGCGCCCCGCCGAAATCCGTGTCCTCGCCGCACTGCCCGCCGCTGCAACGGGCAAGCTGCTCAAGCATCGTTTGCGCGAATTGCTGTGA
- the argF gene encoding ornithine carbamoyltransferase: MTTKKIRHYLRFKDFSLDDYEYVLERAGILKRKFKNYETYHPLHDRTLAMIFEKNSTRTRLSFEAGIFQLGGHAVFMSTRDTQLGRGEPIEDAAQVISRMVDIIMIRTFGQDIIQRFAENSRVPVINGLTNEFHPCQVLADIFTYVEQRGPIRGKTVTWIGDANNMLYTWIEAAEILGFTLHLSTPAGYALDPARLTPQSAPFYREFADPHEACVGADLVTTDVWTSMGYEAENEARKQAFANWCVDAPMMARANPDALFMHCLPAHRGEEVSAEVIDGPQSVVWDEAENRLHVQKALMEFLLLGKLNH, from the coding sequence ATGACAACCAAGAAAATTCGCCATTATTTGCGGTTCAAGGATTTCTCGCTGGACGATTACGAATACGTGCTCGAACGCGCCGGCATTCTGAAACGCAAATTCAAGAACTACGAAACCTACCATCCGTTGCACGACCGCACGCTGGCCATGATCTTCGAGAAAAACTCGACGCGCACTCGCCTGTCGTTCGAAGCGGGCATCTTCCAGCTCGGCGGTCACGCGGTATTCATGAGCACGCGCGACACCCAGCTGGGCCGCGGCGAGCCCATCGAAGACGCCGCGCAAGTCATCTCGCGGATGGTCGACATCATCATGATCCGCACCTTCGGCCAGGACATCATCCAGCGCTTTGCCGAAAATTCTCGGGTGCCCGTCATCAACGGGCTCACCAATGAGTTCCACCCCTGCCAGGTGCTAGCCGATATCTTCACCTATGTCGAACAACGCGGGCCCATTCGCGGCAAAACCGTGACATGGATCGGCGACGCGAACAACATGCTTTACACATGGATCGAAGCCGCCGAAATCCTCGGGTTCACCCTGCACCTGTCAACGCCCGCGGGCTACGCGCTCGATCCCGCCAGACTTACGCCGCAAAGCGCGCCGTTTTACCGTGAATTCGCCGATCCCCACGAAGCCTGCGTGGGAGCCGACCTCGTCACGACCGACGTCTGGACCAGCATGGGTTACGAGGCTGAAAACGAAGCGCGCAAGCAGGCCTTCGCCAACTGGTGCGTCGATGCGCCGATGATGGCCCGTGCCAACCCCGACGCGCTCTTCATGCATTGCCTGCCCGCCCATCGCGGCGAGGAAGTCAGCGCCGAAGTCATCGACGGCCCGCAAAGCGTCGTCTGGGACGAAGCTGAAAACCGCCTGCATGTGCAAAAAGCGCTGATGGAGTTCCTGCTGCTCGGCAAGCTTAATCACTAA
- a CDS encoding lysozyme inhibitor LprI family protein produces MRFLKLGPLLLTLNLITVHAAPAQDGPSSKSTDPFLEICAPVKNKVVPGVDLNPKSGQKGDEDCEALYYAPGGHPDYKAAYQCALRKNDRQVLTMSYANGYGVQRDVAAALKIACTSRDGPFPDLLESATHLRKMLSDGSTEKFDQCDDVSSTAGSKHCDAIKLSFDSAARAQRLAAITQAWSPADKNAFATLEKAKNSYLDTYAKSEIDRTDGASDAYAAAARSSQEDSFTETLDLLEKGKFPRASKAAFEQADKALNKAYRFTQRPRSRSAEESMWGAISATGIRETQRAWLRYRDAWVALAAKRYPAVSATAIKTYLTRQRTDGLEVFVPPNSPKI; encoded by the coding sequence ATGCGTTTTCTCAAGCTTGGCCCACTTCTTCTGACATTGAATCTGATCACCGTCCATGCAGCTCCAGCGCAAGACGGCCCGTCCTCAAAGTCAACCGATCCGTTCCTGGAAATCTGCGCACCGGTGAAAAACAAGGTTGTGCCTGGCGTAGACCTCAACCCTAAGTCAGGACAAAAAGGGGACGAGGATTGCGAAGCGCTTTATTACGCCCCAGGCGGTCATCCCGATTACAAGGCCGCATACCAATGCGCCTTGCGAAAGAACGACCGGCAAGTACTGACGATGTCGTACGCGAACGGATACGGCGTTCAGCGCGATGTTGCGGCTGCCCTGAAAATAGCGTGCACCTCCCGCGATGGCCCGTTTCCTGATCTCCTGGAAAGCGCGACTCATCTTCGAAAAATGCTCTCGGATGGATCAACTGAGAAATTCGATCAATGCGATGACGTTAGCAGCACGGCAGGCAGCAAGCATTGCGATGCGATAAAACTATCCTTCGATTCGGCCGCCCGCGCACAACGCCTGGCCGCCATCACTCAAGCATGGAGCCCCGCGGATAAAAATGCGTTTGCTACGCTCGAAAAAGCGAAGAACTCATATCTCGATACTTACGCCAAATCCGAAATCGACAGGACAGACGGGGCAAGTGACGCTTATGCCGCCGCGGCGCGTTCCTCACAAGAAGATAGTTTTACTGAAACACTCGACTTGCTGGAAAAAGGAAAATTTCCCCGCGCCTCCAAGGCCGCGTTTGAACAAGCCGACAAAGCGCTGAACAAGGCCTATCGCTTCACGCAGCGTCCACGTAGCCGGTCAGCCGAAGAATCCATGTGGGGTGCGATCAGCGCCACAGGTATCCGCGAAACACAGCGGGCCTGGCTCCGCTACCGTGACGCGTGGGTAGCATTGGCTGCAAAACGATACCCTGCTGTCAGTGCAACGGCGATCAAAACCTATCTCACCCGCCAGCGCACTGATGGGCTGGAAGTGTTCGTTCCGCCGAACTCGCCCAAGATCTGA
- a CDS encoding aminoacyl-tRNA deacylase, producing the protein MSKSRHVSETPATQYLRRHGVTFGEHPYVYVEHGGTKESARQLGVDEHHVIKTLVMEDEHARPLIVLMHGDRTVSTKNLARQTGAKRIAPCKPEVANRHSGYLVGGTSPFGTRKPMPVYVEASVLALETIWLNGGRRGFLLSLAPVVLTTLLNATPVQCASLE; encoded by the coding sequence ATGAGCAAATCCCGACATGTTTCTGAAACCCCTGCCACGCAGTATTTGCGTCGCCATGGCGTGACGTTTGGCGAGCATCCCTATGTGTATGTTGAGCATGGCGGCACGAAAGAATCCGCCCGGCAGCTTGGCGTGGATGAGCACCACGTCATCAAGACACTCGTGATGGAAGATGAACACGCCCGGCCGCTGATTGTGCTGATGCACGGCGATCGCACGGTTTCAACCAAAAACCTGGCGCGGCAAACCGGGGCCAAGCGTATCGCGCCCTGCAAGCCGGAAGTCGCCAACCGCCATTCGGGCTATCTGGTTGGTGGCACGTCGCCGTTTGGCACCCGCAAACCCATGCCGGTTTATGTCGAAGCGAGCGTGCTGGCGCTGGAAACCATTTGGCTGAACGGCGGGCGGCGTGGGTTTCTGCTGAGTCTTGCCCCCGTCGTATTGACGACGCTTCTCAATGCCACACCTGTGCAATGCGCTAGCCTCGAATAA